The following DNA comes from Leptospira stimsonii.
GTCTTATTGAAAAAATGGATTCGTTTTAAATGGAAATTTTTCGATTCGGTTTTTTGCGGCCACTTTGTGTGGATCGCTCTTGGGAAGAGCGGATACAAATCGAGTAGGCTTTGTCATCGTCGATAGACGCGAGCAACGATGTAATGAGTTCGGTTGAAAGAATAATTCTACCGGTGAAAAATTCTGGAAGAGGTTTTGCCAAACTTGGACAAAGTTTGCTTCCGACAACTCGCGATTTCCGTTTGTAGAAAACCGCGGGTTGTCGAAGGAGAATGCGAAAAGAAGATTACTTCTTCTTTTTCTTTTCTTCCGCTTTGGATGCGAGAAGGGATTTACCTTGTAATTCCAACTTTTTCTTTTCCGCCCAAGGAATTGCGACGCTCAATTGTTCCGCAAGAGAAAGAAGATTCTCGTTGATGTCGATGAGTTCGTCGATGATCACAAAATAAGAGACACTGGATTTCAGTTTGCTGTCTCCCTTTTTGATCCGTTTCATTTGGCTTTTGTAGATGTTTTGTTTTGCCTTTTCGAGATTCTTTGTCTTCTTCTCCGATCTAGCTTTTTCCAAAAGATCGGGAAACTTATCCGAGTCCGCAAGAAGTTCCATCAGGTTGGTCGCCTGTTTTCTGAGCTCTTTCACTTCTTCCTTTTCGTCTTTGGAAACCTCGTGGAAAGAATTGATTCCGTTCGAAGAAGTCCTCAAAATATTCCAAATACTTTCCGTGATTCTATCCAAATGATTGATCGAATCCGTAATCGGATGAATAGAAGCCAAGTCCTCTTCTTCGAGATGTTTGTTGGCGATCGATAAAAAGCTGGAAAGAGAATTCTCTCTCATCTTCTTTAAGTCTTTTAGAAGTTTCTGAGTTTGTCTGAAGTTCTTTTTCTTTCCGTTTACGTAACCTGCGCATGCATTGTTGAGCGCCTTTCTTGCAACACTCAAGCTCGCAAGCATGGAAGAGATGGTTCTGGAAAGCGCCCTCTCGGGGTGTTTTCTGAGAGTGATGAGTTTTTCAAGATTTTCGTCGTAGGTGTCTTGGCGTTTTTTGTGGATTCTTGCAAAAAGAAAGATCAAAAGACCGGCGGCGATTACAAGAACGAAGACCGAAGAAAAACCGAATAGATAAAGAATCGAACCGATGATCGCCGCCGTTGTGGATGCGATGATCGCGGTAAAAAACCAGCCGCCGACTACGGTGAGAACTCCGCTCACACGATTGACCGAATTCTCCTTGTTCCAAGCGCCGTCTGTCAAAGAAGTTCCCATCGCGACCATGAAGGTTACGAATGTCGTGGAAAGAGGAAGTTTGTAAAGGGTTCCGATCAGAATCAAGGCGCTCGCGATCTGGATGTTCACGGAAGCTCGAAGCAAGTCGAATGCTTCCGTTTCATGAACTTTCACGATTTCTAATGTGTTTCTGTTTTCAAAACGTTTTCCGATAAAGTTTCTCACGCTGGAAGGAAGAATCGCCTTGATCGGAAGATAAATTCCAAGAGCGATCTGGACAAAAACGCGCGCCACCAAACTTGTGTTAAACGCTTCTAAGGTTTCTCCTTGAGAACCCAAGGTGACTTCCGTTTGTGTAACCGATTCCGCCTTTCTGGAAAACCAAAGAGGGAAAAGCATCACACAAGCCGCTCCCAGAAGAATAAAGCTCGGAGTCGCCACATTCCCCGCAAGACCGGTCGCCAGAGCGCTCGCATCTCCGCCTTGTTGAATCAAAGTCCAAGTCGTAAAACTCGCGAGAGGAACTCCGATGAAATTCACCAAGTCGTTGCTTGCAAACGCCATCGCAAGAGAACCGGTTCCCACCAAAACGAGGAATTTTAGAATATTCCATTCAAATAATACGAGAACTTGAAAGAGGATGGAAAACCCGGCGAAACTGATCAGGAGGATATTCGTAAAATTATCGTTTAAAAATTTGCCCATCTCAGGGGTGATCAGCGCGGATCCTTTCATCGCAGTTAAGAGCGTAAAAAAGATCACGGTCGTAACGGAAAGCCCTCCGAAAAGACCACCGAAGTATTTCATCGATCGTTTCAAATCGAAAGAGAAAATAAATCGAAAGAAGAATTGTAAAATCATCCCGGAAAAGAAGGCCACGATCACGCTCGTCACGATCCCGAAGATGATCTTTAATGCGCTTTCCGAATTGATGATCTGGAAGGCTCCGTTCAAGGTTCCGGTTTTTAGGAATGCGATGGCAAGAGCCGCTCCCAAGAGTTCAAACACAAGAGATACGGTCGTAGAAGTCGGTAGTCCCAAGGTGTTGTAGAGATCCAAGAGTACGATATCCGTCAACATGACCGCAAGGAATAAGAACATCAGGTCTTGGAGCGCGAAACCGCCAGGATGAAAGATTCCTTTTCTTGCAACTTCCATCATTCCGCTGGAAGAGAGTGCGCCCAAGATGATCCCGATTCCGGCGACGACAAGAATGATTCTTTTCGAAGAAGCCTTGGAACCGACGGCTGAGTTTGTGAAGTTTACGGCATCGTTCGAAACCCCGACTAAGAGGTCGCCGACGCCGAGGATGGCCATAAGAATTACGATGATGAGGAAAAAGTCCATGAAACGCTTCCGTTTATTGTTTAGTAGAATCTACAGTTTTCGCATTAAATCTTGAATATCGAGTTCTTTTTTAGTCTTTTCTATAGGGGAAGTCGGACAACTGAAATTTTGTCCCAGACCCAATTGTGATTATTACTTTTCGGTTACAAAAGCAATCGGTTAATCTTCGAGGTCCCAAAAAAAATCCTTGTTTGTCAGCTCTTCTTCCTTTGGTTGCGAATCCGTAACGGAAAAGAAATGTTTGTCCCCTAAGGAACCCTGGATGAGTTTGTATTGTTCTTTCAGTTCGAGGGTCTCTTTTTCCCAGTATTCGTTTCCGATAAAGTGAGGGAATGCCGTAGGAAAGGAAGGGTCGGCTTCAAAACGGTTGGAAATCCAGGCCGAATAGTGGATAAATCGCATCGCTCTGAGTATTTCGATCAATTCAAACCAACGATCGTCGAAATCACGAAATTCTCGATAGCCGGCAACGAGGTGTTCTCTTTCATCGATTCCTTCTCGTCCTCGGGAAAGAAGCATCCAAAAATCCTGAACCGCCGGACCACAAAGGGAATCGTCGAAGTCCACAAAAAACCAACCTTCTTTTCCGTGCAGAAGATTTCCCTTATGACAATCTCCATGAATTCGGAGCATCGGGACCGATTCGATTTTTTCTTGGAAAAGATCGAAGATTCGTAAGGCGGTTTCCTGATATTCTTTTTTGCAACTCGAAGGAATCCAATTTCCTTGGGTCAAAAGTTCTAAGGGAGTTGTCCCATAGGTGTTTGAATCCAAGGTGATTCTGTGCTTTAAGGTTTTGGACTGACCGACGTTGTGGATTCTTCCCAAAAGCCTTCCGAGAATTCTTAGATTTTCCGAACTCAGTTCGTCCGGAGAACGGCCGCCGACCCGAGGCCAAAAAGAATAAAAGATCTCATCCTGAAAACAAGCCAGGCTCGTTCCATCCGGAAACGGAAGTGGGGCGCAAACAGGGATCTCTTCCTCTTTCAGATCCAAGAGAAATTGGTGTTCTTCCAAGATTTGTTCCCGAGTCCATCTCCCTGGCCTGTAGAATTTTGAAATGATATGAGTTCCGTCTTCCAATCGAAGATCAAAGACCCGGTTCTCCAAACTGTTCAGCGCCATACAATGTCCGGAAGGTTCATAGCCCGCCTTTTCGATTAAGGTAAGAATTTCGCCCGGATTGAGTTGAAAAAAATCGGCCATTCCTTTCCAGGATTCTCGTTTCCGATCTACTTCCAAGACAAAAACGCAGGATTCTCTTTTGTTCCCGATTTTGCTCCGAATCGGAAATTCGGTTCTTGGAATCTTGTGAAGAACTCGAGAGTTTTGTGTATTCTCATTCTGGAATTTGGTTTTCAATAGAATTGGATTTTGCAAATTGATTCCCGAGAAGGAAAAATCATGAAGATATCAGTAGGAAATTTGCCCCAGGAACTGACCGAAGACGAGTTAAAAAAGATTTTTTCGGAGTTTGGAACCGTTCAGGACGTGAATATTAAAAAAGACAAAACCACAGGTCGTTCTTTATCCTATGGATCCGTCGAGATGGAAGATTCTGCCGGAGAAAAAGCAATCGCGGCGTTGAATAAAAAAGAAATCGCTGGGAAACAAATCGCGGTAGTCGATTCGGAAGAATTGAAAAAAGAGTTCGAAAGAAAACAATCCCTCAAAGGACTTTCCGGTTCGGGTAAGGTTCACGGAAGCCAAGCGAAAGCAGGGGGATTTTCTGGAGCCGGTGTAAGAAGAACCGGAGGGAGAGGAAAATGAAATTGATTCGTTTGAGTGTTGTCGTTGGCTTTTTGCTTCTATCGTTTGTACCCGCTTTTGCGGAAGATCTGATCATCAAAGACATTCGTGTCGGAACCGGAAAGGAAGCCTTCTCCGGATCCAACGTGACCGTTCATTATGTGGGAACTCTCACAAACGGAAAAAAATTCGATAGTTCTCGCGATCGTCGAGCACCGTTCACATTCAACTTAGGCGCGGGCGAAGTCATCAAAGGATGGGATCGCGGCGTGAGAGGAATGAAAGAAGGTGGAATCCGCAAACTTACGATTCCTCCTGAGTTAGGATACGGATCCAGAGGAGCCGGCGCCGCCATTCCTCCGAACTCGACTCTCGTATTTGAAGTAGAATTACTAAAAGTGTACTGAACATTCTATCGTTTTGAAACAGATTTTACCGGGTTCTGACGTTAGATTCTAACTCGTTTCCGGTTCTAATCTTTCATAGAAGGGGGAGCTTTTCCAAACTGTGAACGCTTAGAATCGGATGTCCTACAATTTTTTTGAACTTTCCCCGGTTCCGGCCTGCATCTTAGAGCCATCCCTTTTGATCAAAAAGGCGAATTCCGCGTTTTGTAGAACCTCCGGTTTTTCCAAAGAAGAATTGGAAGATCGTCAATATTGGGGTTCCATTTGCGACTTTAAGAATCAAATCCCGGATTTCTCGGATCCTTCCCTCTGGCCGGATCTCAAACTTTTAGAAAACAATCCAAATTATGAAATTGGAATTCTCGCGAAGGACGGTTCACAAAAGGAATATTCCGTTTCTTTTGCATTCGATCTAGAAGAACTTCAAATCTTCGCTTATCTGGAACCGTCTCATTCTTCTGTAGGATCTCTTTCTCAAGAGAATTCTTCTGAAACGTTCAGTACCGGTCTCGAAAAACCAAGTGATTCTTGGGTTCAAAGACAAAAACTGGAAGCGATCGGAACTCTTTCCGCCGGAGTGGCGCACGAAATCAACAATCCTCTGATGGGCGTGATCAACTACGCAGAAATGGTCTTTAACGGAATCGAAACGGGAAACCCACTTCGAAAATACGCGGGAATCATCTTACAAGAAAGCAATCGAATTTCCGAAATCGTTCGAGACATGCTTACCTTCACACGTCTGGAAAAAGAAGAAGCGAAAATTCACGATCTCACTTCTATTTTCTGTTGTACCTTTGGACTTTTGAAGAATAGCTTTCGTAAGTCGGGAATCGCAACTTTAGTTCCCGATTTAGAAACGCCGGTCTACGCGGTTTGTTCCGCCGGACGGCTCAGACAAGTTTATCTCAATCTTCTAACCAACGCAAAAGACGCGATCGAAAGTAATCCGGATTCTTCTCGGGAAAAAATTCTCCGTGTCTCTTGGATCCCCATCGATAAAGGAAATAGAAAGTTTATACGAACGATCGTGGAGGATTCCGGGGTGGGAATACCGGAAGAAAACAGACATAAACTCTTCGATCCATTCTATACGACCAAAGAGATCGGAAAAGGAACTGGACTCGGTCTTACCGTTTCCTACAACCTGGTTCGGGAAATGGGCGGAGAACTTTCCTTTGAATCCGAAAAGGGTTCGACTCGCTTTTACGTGGATCTTCCCGAATCTTTCTGAAAGATTCTTGACTTTACAAAAGGTGGACTCCATTCTTATAGACTCTCTTCCGACACGCTATGACAGGTTCCACGAGTTTCGAACAGAAAAGTTACGACCCCGAGGAACGCTATTCACTCTTATTTCATTCCGCGATCGACGCGATCGTTTCCTTAGACAAAGAGTTTCGTGTTTTTTTGATCAATCCTGCGGCGGAGGATATGTCCGGTTATCTCGCTTCCGAATTGATGGGAAAGACGATCGAACATCAGTTTCCGCTTCGGATTCGAAATCGTTTTTATAGAATTCTCAAAAACGTCGCAAAACTTCCCGACAAAAAAAGACGAAAGCCGTTCGGACCGATCCGACTGATACGAAAAGACAAATCGATTTTGATTTCGGAGGTTTCCGTTTCGGTCACGGGGCCGGAGGATTCTTATCAATATCATATCATCATCCGTGATATATCAGAAAAACATAGAATTCTAATGGAACTGAAAAGAGCCAATCAAACTCTCAAAAGGATGGATCGAGAAAAAGAAGAATTACTCGAACGCCTCGAAGAAAAGGTGAGACAACGATCCAGACTGCTCGCTGGATATTATAAATCCATGAAGGAAGAACTCAGTCTCGCCAAACGACTTCAATCCGAAATTCTTTCCGATATTCCTTCGATTTCGGGTATCCAGGTTCATTCTGCGTATCTTCCTATGATGGAAGTGGGAGGAGACCTCTACGATCTTTTTGAAATCAAACCCGGCGTCCTACGCGTGTTCTTGGCGGACGCGACCGGTCACGGGATTCAAGCGGCTCTTCTTACGATGACTCTCAAGGGAATTTTGGAATCCTTAAAACAAAAAGATTCGGATCCAGGGACAATTCTCACCGAATTCAATTACGAATATTGTAAGAATTTCGGAAACATTGGAATGTTTTTTTCCTGCTTTCTCGCGGATATCGATACGAATCAAAAAAAGATCGTATATTCTTCCGGTGGACATCCGCCTCAATTCTTCCTTTCCGAGGATTTAGTTATGGGTTTGGATAGAACGGGTTCGCTTCTGGGTTTGGATCCAGCGAACTCATATGGAATTTTTTCCTTGAGTTATCAGGATGGGGACAGACTTTTTTTACTCACGGACGGTATCTACGAAGAGTTCAACTCCGATAAACAACAGTTTGGCGAACTCGCGGTGCAGAGAATTCTTGCCGAAAAATTTAAGGAACCGATGGAAGAAACGATACCCGCGATTCTTCAAGCTCTGATGGATCACCTCGGAAGACAAAAAATTCAGGACGACATTACGGCGATTCTCATTTCTTTAGAATCCAAAACGTGACTCCCACATGATCCTTTCGATTTTGATTCTTTCCATTTTCTTTTCTCTTTTTGTTTTGTTCCTCGTTTTTGAAAAATGGAAACACAAGAACTCCTTGGATTCGATCCCGATCCGAATCCACGTCAACGGAACCAGGGGAAAGTCTTCCGTGACCCGTTTGATCCATTCTATTCTTTCGGAAGCGGGATGGAACGTCTTCGCGAAGACGACCGGATCGGCGCCTAATCTTTTGTTTCCGGATCGGAGCGAAAAAAGAATTTTTCGGAATAAGGTTTCCATTTCCGAAGTGATCTCCTTTTTGAATTTTGTTTCGAAAAGAAAAGCGCAAGCTGTCGTCGTGGAATGTATGGCGGTGCAACCCCACTATCAGAAGGATTCGGAACGACTCCTTTTAAAGGCGACTCATACCGTGATCACGAACGTTCGACCCGATCACGGGGAATTCGCGAATTCAGAAACGATGGTTCTAAACGGATTTACTCGGACGATTCCGCAAAACGGGACCTTGGTCTACGGCCGTTCGCTGAAGGAAGTGGATTGGAAACGGTTTTCGCCGGACAAAAAAACGGTCATGGTAGCCGGCGTTCCTAAAATTTCGGAAGATTCCATTCAAAAAATTGCAAATACGATGCGTTATGCGGAACATGTCGAAAACCTGGAAGTCGCAGTGACGGTCGCCGAGATTTTAGGTATCGAAGAATCGGTGATTCTCCGCGGAATTTCAATGACTAACCCTGATCCGGGCGCACTTCGTTTGAAAGAATTTTCTCTCAAAGAGTCAAAACAACGGTTTGTGTTTGCGTTCGCCGCCAACGATATCCTTTCCTGGGAAAAAATTTTCAGATCGGTCCGTGATCGATTTCCTTCCGATACGCTCCATGTAGTTTTTAGTGCCAAAAAGGAACGACCGGTGAGAACCGTCGACTTTGCTCGTTTTTTTTCCGGTCTTCCGGATTTGGATACGATCTATTTTTTCGGACCCGGTTATCGGTTGTTTTCTTCCGCTTACAGTGGAGATGGAAAAATACAACGGAAAAAAATATCGGATAATATACAATGGAATTCGAATATTCAAAATTCGAGAATATGGATCGGAGCCGGTAATTTCGAGGGAGAAGGTCGGGTTTGGCTTGAAAATCAGTGTTCGCTCTTGGAAAGAGGAGTTGAAAATTGGAAGTTTTGACCCTTTCTATCGGTCTTGGAATTCTTCTCGGTTTTTTTCTTTGGGAAAGGACCGGACTTTATCCGGGAGGATGGGTCGTTCCGGGTTACCTCGCACTTTCACTTTTACAACCCTGGACGATATTCTTTCTTTTGCTGAGTAGTTTGCTCACGCTCGGCATCTATAAGATCGTCGAAACTTCCTTCTTATCTTTTGGACAAAGAAAGGTCGTGTTTTTTCTTTTGTTATCCATTCTCATTTCCTTGGGATTGCAGGAAATCGAAGGTCGGTTTTTCGGATCCATTCAAAATCTTGAATCTAGATGGATCGGGCATATCGTCCCGGGATTGATCGCTATTTCCGCGGAAAAACAGGGTCTCTTTCGTACGATTTCGGCGACGTTCCTATGCGGTTCTTTGGTGAGGCTCCTGCTTCTTTGTCTTTTGGGAGAATCGTTTCCTCCGTGAAAGTTTGGTTCCTACAAAGAAGGTCTTCGTTTTCGATCCTGATTCTTACGTTCGTTTCCCTTCTTTTTTTGGGGATTATAGAATTTTTTCCGGTTACGGAAACGGTCTCGGATTTTGAAATCAAACAGAAAGCGAGTGAGCACGCGTATCGTTGTTTTCAGAAAATCAAGGCCTTACGAATCCAAAAAGGTTTGAACATAGACCAGAACTTGGATCCGTCCTTATCCGGTTTGATTGGAGTCGAACTTTCTTCGGTCACGAGTTCTTCCGGAAAACTGACCTCCAAACAAGCATCGGTTCATCCGGATTTTGCGATTTGGTTTGTGGACCAGTTCCTCCGAGCTGGATTAAAAAAAGACGATGAGATCTCCGCGGGCATTTCCGGATCCTTCCCTGCATTGAATATCGCATTCTACTCTGCGGCGGACGCGATGGGTTTAAGGGTAAACGTCATTGGAAGCGTTTCCTCATCGCAATACGGCGCCAATCTTCCCGAATTTCTTTGGCCGGAATGGGAGAATTTTTTATTTCAAGAAGGTTTGATCTTTCAAAGGGCGCAAGCGTATTCAACGGGAGGCATCGACGATCAAGGAATCGGGATCGATACGTTCGGAGTAAAACAAATCCGCGATTCGATCAAAAAAAACGGGTATCGATATTTGTCCGTTTCTTCTTTCGAGGATTCTCTGATTCAAAGAATTCATATATACGAAAAATCGAATGTACGTCTCTACGTAAATGTCGGAGGGGGAACTATTTCGACTGGGACGAGTTTGGGTAAGAAGAAGATTCCGAGAGGACTCGTTTGGGAAATGGAAGAGTCTTCCGATTTGCCGGATTCGATTCTAAAATTCTATCTCGAAAAGAAAATCCCGATTCTTCATGTGATCGGAATCGAAACCATCTCCGAAGAATCCGGAATGGTCTACAAAAAAGACCAAATAGCAAAACCCGGAACTTCCAATCTTCTGTACCATACGTCGAAAAATAGATGGTTGTCCGGAGTTTTCTTTTTACTTCTTGTTTTTATGATCCTGAAATTTTCTCCCTGGATCCCAAAAAACGAGAAAGTGGAGGAGAATACGATTCATCTTTGACTCGTTATTTTTTCGAAAAAAACCAAGCGATGGTTTCGTCTCGTTTGAGGTCCGGAAGAAGAATCGCTTCATAATGATTTTTATCCGGTAAGGTAAGAACGATTGCCTCCTTCCAGAATTTTTGAAAGATCCGAATCGCAGAATCCGGAAGTAGTTCGTCTCCTTTTTTAAAGTTCGGTTTCCCCGCCCGAACGATCAGTGTCGGCGCAGAAATTTGAGAGTAGGGCATGACCCGATTCTTTTTTAAGATTCGAATACTTCGGATCGGATTTTTTAGAAAGTTCGTAAGAATTTTTTGCGGATATCTCGCGCCTCCCATCTGCACCAATTCGGAATCGATGACTTCTTCCGGGATATTACATTGATAGAAAACGTCTTTTCCGTTTTGGATCGGCTTTAATTCGTATATTAGAAAATTCTCAACATCTTCGTTCCAAGAGCTCAGAATCGGAGATTGTTTCGCGAGATTTAGATACTCCTCTTTGGAAGAAAAAGTTTTACCGAGTCTTTGTAAGGATTGTTGGATCATGAGTAGATTGGAAATTTTTCTCGGAATCGAAAGTTGTCCGCCACCGTCGATCAAACAGAGTTTCCCCGTTCGCGAAGGATACTTTTTTGCGAAGGCAAGCGAGATCCAACAACCGAGGGAATGCGCGAGTAGATTGGCCCGATCGATCTTTAGAAAATCGATGATTTTGAGAAGGTCTTCCGAGTGAAG
Coding sequences within:
- a CDS encoding inorganic phosphate transporter, encoding MDFFLIIVILMAILGVGDLLVGVSNDAVNFTNSAVGSKASSKRIILVVAGIGIILGALSSSGMMEVARKGIFHPGGFALQDLMFLFLAVMLTDIVLLDLYNTLGLPTSTTVSLVFELLGAALAIAFLKTGTLNGAFQIINSESALKIIFGIVTSVIVAFFSGMILQFFFRFIFSFDLKRSMKYFGGLFGGLSVTTVIFFTLLTAMKGSALITPEMGKFLNDNFTNILLISFAGFSILFQVLVLFEWNILKFLVLVGTGSLAMAFASNDLVNFIGVPLASFTTWTLIQQGGDASALATGLAGNVATPSFILLGAACVMLFPLWFSRKAESVTQTEVTLGSQGETLEAFNTSLVARVFVQIALGIYLPIKAILPSSVRNFIGKRFENRNTLEIVKVHETEAFDLLRASVNIQIASALILIGTLYKLPLSTTFVTFMVAMGTSLTDGAWNKENSVNRVSGVLTVVGGWFFTAIIASTTAAIIGSILYLFGFSSVFVLVIAAGLLIFLFARIHKKRQDTYDENLEKLITLRKHPERALSRTISSMLASLSVARKALNNACAGYVNGKKKNFRQTQKLLKDLKKMRENSLSSFLSIANKHLEEEDLASIHPITDSINHLDRITESIWNILRTSSNGINSFHEVSKDEKEEVKELRKQATNLMELLADSDKFPDLLEKARSEKKTKNLEKAKQNIYKSQMKRIKKGDSKLKSSVSYFVIIDELIDINENLLSLAEQLSVAIPWAEKKKLELQGKSLLASKAEEKKKKK
- a CDS encoding serine/threonine protein kinase; this encodes MADFFQLNPGEILTLIEKAGYEPSGHCMALNSLENRVFDLRLEDGTHIISKFYRPGRWTREQILEEHQFLLDLKEEEIPVCAPLPFPDGTSLACFQDEIFYSFWPRVGGRSPDELSSENLRILGRLLGRIHNVGQSKTLKHRITLDSNTYGTTPLELLTQGNWIPSSCKKEYQETALRIFDLFQEKIESVPMLRIHGDCHKGNLLHGKEGWFFVDFDDSLCGPAVQDFWMLLSRGREGIDEREHLVAGYREFRDFDDRWFELIEILRAMRFIHYSAWISNRFEADPSFPTAFPHFIGNEYWEKETLELKEQYKLIQGSLGDKHFFSVTDSQPKEEELTNKDFFWDLED
- a CDS encoding RNA recognition motif domain-containing protein, which codes for MQIDSREGKIMKISVGNLPQELTEDELKKIFSEFGTVQDVNIKKDKTTGRSLSYGSVEMEDSAGEKAIAALNKKEIAGKQIAVVDSEELKKEFERKQSLKGLSGSGKVHGSQAKAGGFSGAGVRRTGGRGK
- a CDS encoding FKBP-type peptidyl-prolyl cis-trans isomerase → MKLIRLSVVVGFLLLSFVPAFAEDLIIKDIRVGTGKEAFSGSNVTVHYVGTLTNGKKFDSSRDRRAPFTFNLGAGEVIKGWDRGVRGMKEGGIRKLTIPPELGYGSRGAGAAIPPNSTLVFEVELLKVY
- a CDS encoding sensor histidine kinase codes for the protein MSYNFFELSPVPACILEPSLLIKKANSAFCRTSGFSKEELEDRQYWGSICDFKNQIPDFSDPSLWPDLKLLENNPNYEIGILAKDGSQKEYSVSFAFDLEELQIFAYLEPSHSSVGSLSQENSSETFSTGLEKPSDSWVQRQKLEAIGTLSAGVAHEINNPLMGVINYAEMVFNGIETGNPLRKYAGIILQESNRISEIVRDMLTFTRLEKEEAKIHDLTSIFCCTFGLLKNSFRKSGIATLVPDLETPVYAVCSAGRLRQVYLNLLTNAKDAIESNPDSSREKILRVSWIPIDKGNRKFIRTIVEDSGVGIPEENRHKLFDPFYTTKEIGKGTGLGLTVSYNLVREMGGELSFESEKGSTRFYVDLPESF
- a CDS encoding SpoIIE family protein phosphatase, producing MTGSTSFEQKSYDPEERYSLLFHSAIDAIVSLDKEFRVFLINPAAEDMSGYLASELMGKTIEHQFPLRIRNRFYRILKNVAKLPDKKRRKPFGPIRLIRKDKSILISEVSVSVTGPEDSYQYHIIIRDISEKHRILMELKRANQTLKRMDREKEELLERLEEKVRQRSRLLAGYYKSMKEELSLAKRLQSEILSDIPSISGIQVHSAYLPMMEVGGDLYDLFEIKPGVLRVFLADATGHGIQAALLTMTLKGILESLKQKDSDPGTILTEFNYEYCKNFGNIGMFFSCFLADIDTNQKKIVYSSGGHPPQFFLSEDLVMGLDRTGSLLGLDPANSYGIFSLSYQDGDRLFLLTDGIYEEFNSDKQQFGELAVQRILAEKFKEPMEETIPAILQALMDHLGRQKIQDDITAILISLESKT
- the pgsB gene encoding poly-gamma-glutamate synthase PgsB; this translates as MILSILILSIFFSLFVLFLVFEKWKHKNSLDSIPIRIHVNGTRGKSSVTRLIHSILSEAGWNVFAKTTGSAPNLLFPDRSEKRIFRNKVSISEVISFLNFVSKRKAQAVVVECMAVQPHYQKDSERLLLKATHTVITNVRPDHGEFANSETMVLNGFTRTIPQNGTLVYGRSLKEVDWKRFSPDKKTVMVAGVPKISEDSIQKIANTMRYAEHVENLEVAVTVAEILGIEESVILRGISMTNPDPGALRLKEFSLKESKQRFVFAFAANDILSWEKIFRSVRDRFPSDTLHVVFSAKKERPVRTVDFARFFSGLPDLDTIYFFGPGYRLFSSAYSGDGKIQRKKISDNIQWNSNIQNSRIWIGAGNFEGEGRVWLENQCSLLERGVENWKF
- the pgsC gene encoding poly-gamma-glutamate biosynthesis protein PgsC codes for the protein MEVLTLSIGLGILLGFFLWERTGLYPGGWVVPGYLALSLLQPWTIFFLLLSSLLTLGIYKIVETSFLSFGQRKVVFFLLLSILISLGLQEIEGRFFGSIQNLESRWIGHIVPGLIAISAEKQGLFRTISATFLCGSLVRLLLLCLLGESFPP
- the pgsW gene encoding poly-gamma-glutamate system protein — its product is MKVWFLQRRSSFSILILTFVSLLFLGIIEFFPVTETVSDFEIKQKASEHAYRCFQKIKALRIQKGLNIDQNLDPSLSGLIGVELSSVTSSSGKLTSKQASVHPDFAIWFVDQFLRAGLKKDDEISAGISGSFPALNIAFYSAADAMGLRVNVIGSVSSSQYGANLPEFLWPEWENFLFQEGLIFQRAQAYSTGGIDDQGIGIDTFGVKQIRDSIKKNGYRYLSVSSFEDSLIQRIHIYEKSNVRLYVNVGGGTISTGTSLGKKKIPRGLVWEMEESSDLPDSILKFYLEKKIPILHVIGIETISEESGMVYKKDQIAKPGTSNLLYHTSKNRWLSGVFFLLLVFMILKFSPWIPKNEKVEENTIHL
- a CDS encoding alpha/beta hydrolase, which gives rise to MKNRILPSDPKNISKRLQIPIGDSLVIAVEVYGPYPLSKNSPSPVLCIHGLTGNLKNFAPLARDLVKQGLTVITYDLRGRGESSKPNGTYSHDLHSEDLLKIIDFLKIDRANLLAHSLGCWISLAFAKKYPSRTGKLCLIDGGGQLSIPRKISNLLMIQQSLQRLGKTFSSKEEYLNLAKQSPILSSWNEDVENFLIYELKPIQNGKDVFYQCNIPEEVIDSELVQMGGARYPQKILTNFLKNPIRSIRILKKNRVMPYSQISAPTLIVRAGKPNFKKGDELLPDSAIRIFQKFWKEAIVLTLPDKNHYEAILLPDLKRDETIAWFFSKK